One Alkalicoccus halolimnae DNA segment encodes these proteins:
- a CDS encoding PhoH family protein, with amino-acid sequence MIKAYILDTNVLLHDPLSIQSFEENTVVIPAVVLEEIDTKKRLTDEIGRNAREVARILDKLRTKGKLHEGVELPGSGRLIVELNHRSHDQLEKHGLEKTNDNRILAIALNMMEEAENSQNIVLVTKDALLRVKADALEVHAEDYLTDRVAQFDHIYKGYSEEWMDSDTMDRLFQKKNLRLIEAGIKTTLPHHFYIFRDLSNPSRSALAMADEKMEKIDLFLGESDGIWGIRPRNVQQRMAMELLTRKDIPLVTLVGKAGTGKTLLSLACGMYLTEDMHQYKKLLVCRPVVPVGKDIGYLPGEKDEKLRPWMQPIYDNLEFLFNTNKATELEDILAGMSSVQVEALTYIRGRSIPDQYIIIDEAQNLTKHEVKTIITRVGEGSKIVLMGDPKQIDHPYLDEYTNGLSYVIERMKHADISGHMKFEKGERSGLAQLAADLL; translated from the coding sequence ATGATTAAAGCTTATATTCTAGATACAAATGTCCTGCTTCATGACCCGCTTTCTATTCAGTCATTTGAAGAGAATACTGTAGTAATACCTGCTGTTGTACTGGAAGAGATAGACACTAAAAAAAGACTGACAGATGAAATAGGTCGAAATGCAAGAGAAGTGGCACGTATATTAGATAAATTAAGAACGAAAGGAAAGCTTCATGAAGGAGTAGAGCTTCCGGGTTCCGGGCGGCTGATTGTAGAATTAAATCATCGCTCCCACGATCAGCTGGAAAAGCATGGATTAGAAAAAACGAATGATAATCGTATTTTAGCTATTGCACTTAACATGATGGAAGAAGCGGAAAATTCTCAAAACATCGTTCTTGTCACTAAAGATGCTCTTCTGCGTGTAAAAGCGGACGCTTTAGAAGTACATGCTGAAGATTATCTTACTGATCGTGTAGCTCAGTTTGATCACATTTATAAAGGTTACAGCGAAGAATGGATGGATTCTGATACGATGGACCGGCTTTTTCAAAAGAAAAATCTTCGTTTGATTGAAGCCGGTATTAAAACTACTCTGCCTCATCATTTTTATATTTTCAGAGATCTTTCGAATCCCTCACGCTCTGCACTGGCTATGGCTGACGAAAAAATGGAAAAGATCGATCTTTTTCTGGGAGAATCAGATGGCATATGGGGGATCCGTCCCCGAAATGTTCAGCAGCGGATGGCGATGGAGCTCCTTACAAGAAAAGATATACCACTGGTAACGCTTGTAGGAAAAGCAGGAACAGGAAAAACCCTCCTCTCTCTGGCTTGTGGAATGTATTTGACAGAAGATATGCATCAATATAAAAAACTCCTTGTCTGCAGACCGGTAGTACCGGTAGGAAAAGATATCGGTTATCTCCCGGGAGAAAAAGATGAAAAGCTGCGCCCCTGGATGCAGCCAATTTACGATAATCTGGAATTTTTGTTTAATACTAATAAAGCGACAGAGCTGGAAGACATTTTAGCCGGAATGTCGTCGGTTCAGGTCGAGGCCCTGACATATATCCGGGGAAGAAGTATACCGGATCAATATATTATAATTGACGAGGCTCAAAACCTGACTAAACATGAAGTGAAAACGATCATTACCAGAGTAGGGGAAGGAAGTAAAATTGTTTTAATGGGGGATCCGAAACAAATTGATCATCCTTATCTCGATGAATACACGAATGGTCTTTCCTACGTTATTGAAAGAATGAAGCATGCTGATATCTCGGGTCATATGAAATTCGAGAAAGGGGAACGTTCCGGTCTGGCTCAACTTGCTGCAGATTTACTCTAA
- a CDS encoding pyridoxamine 5'-phosphate oxidase family protein, whose protein sequence is MGNRIETSLTEDLLSTLQEEHYVTIATVNKETGAPSVNAISWIFAKNASTVRFAVDKRSKIIANIQEEPQVTMTLIAEGSTYSLSGRAKVLKETMDEVPLKLTLIELTIQEVRDVMFYGARLTAEPKFEKTYDEEAAVKLDNQVMAALQKG, encoded by the coding sequence ATGGGAAATAGAATTGAAACATCGCTTACAGAAGATTTACTCTCCACCCTGCAGGAAGAACATTACGTAACTATTGCTACTGTAAATAAAGAAACAGGGGCGCCAAGTGTCAATGCCATCTCCTGGATTTTTGCTAAAAATGCCAGTACTGTAAGATTTGCAGTAGATAAACGTTCAAAAATAATTGCGAATATCCAGGAAGAGCCCCAGGTAACAATGACATTAATTGCTGAAGGATCAACTTATTCACTTTCAGGAAGAGCCAAAGTGCTGAAAGAGACAATGGACGAAGTGCCTTTAAAACTCACATTAATCGAATTGACAATTCAGGAAGTACGGGATGTAATGTTTTATGGAGCCCGTTTAACAGCGGAACCAAAATTCGAAAAAACGTATGATGAAGAAGCTGCAGTCAAACTGGATAATCAAGTTATGGCGGCTCTTCAAAAGGGATAA
- a CDS encoding YlaI family protein — protein sequence MRVKCVLCDKIEKINSDLPLAKKLRNRPIHTYMCDECSDRVAQRTEARLQTGSFRKHHKEEETDEYI from the coding sequence ATGAGAGTCAAATGCGTACTATGCGACAAAATAGAAAAAATTAATTCTGATCTGCCTCTTGCTAAAAAGCTTCGAAACCGGCCCATTCATACGTATATGTGTGATGAGTGCAGTGACCGCGTTGCGCAGCGTACAGAAGCCAGGCTTCAAACCGGTTCATTTCGCAAACACCACAAAGAAGAAGAAACAGATGAGTATATTTAA
- a CDS encoding YlaH-like family protein has protein sequence MLYASNNEVTAPNMTPLAEFLGAGNPENFLTAFIVLYILINLLSVLVFNLGFARKLPLLKNVVIYGMMLFGNIFITFLAFTLPIIESLFIAAIVLGVYKLQLKRHKQSEEQNQTS, from the coding sequence ATGCTTTATGCTTCAAATAATGAAGTCACTGCCCCAAATATGACTCCGCTTGCAGAATTTTTGGGCGCCGGAAATCCTGAAAATTTTCTCACGGCTTTTATAGTGCTCTACATTTTAATTAATCTTTTAAGTGTGCTCGTATTTAATTTAGGATTTGCCCGTAAACTTCCTCTCCTGAAAAACGTTGTTATTTATGGAATGATGCTTTTCGGAAATATTTTCATCACATTTTTGGCATTTACTCTGCCAATTATCGAATCGTTATTTATTGCAGCGATTGTTCTGGGAGTTTATAAATTACAGCTTAAGCGTCACAAACAGAGTGAAGAACAAAATCAGACTTCTTAA